CAAGTACTCCGGAATTTGATGGATTTGCTGGTCCAAGCACGCAACCTGATGGAGGTTCCGGCCGAGGACCCTTCCTTCTTATAGGACACGGCACGAATTCAATCCAAATCATACACGGGGGCAGGATGTCGGAGATTGAGAAGCTTACTCGTGGAGGCCGGAGAGCCACCCGGGCTGCAGCGCCTCCTCGGCCGCCAGCGCACGGGCGGGCGCGTCGAAGCGGAGCTCGCGAAGTAGAGCCACACGGGCTGCAGCGCCTCCTCGGCCGCCAGCGCACGGGCGGGCGCGTCGAAGCGGAGCTCGTCGGCGCTGCACAGGAAGCTCGACGCGCTGGCGGCGTCCCCCAGCGCCTCGCCCGCCATGACGGGCGCCGCGAACTGCACCAAAGAGCCGTCTGGGCCGACCACCTTCGCCGTGGCCACACGCCGGCGATGGCCGTCGACGGCGCACGACGGAATGGGCGTAGCCGCCGCCGTTGCCGCAGGAGGAATGGATAAGATGACGGGAGGACAGCGAGTGAAATTCAAATGAGTACAGGGGTTTTTTTGCAAAATGAAACGTTATATAGAGACCCATACTAAAacagggactgcgggttgattttTTATAAACTGAGGGGCTTTTTTGCAAAACGCCAGcgacgacggacgaccagaagcactccgtgctttattagtagggaaagattcCCCACCAGTTTTGGGAAAGTTCCAGTACCTTCGGTGAACCGGTTTTCCATTTctcttttgtgtttttcttttgtttctttttctttcttttttctattttctcttttttctttggaCCATGATAAGTGCCATACGTGTGAATGCCCTTGTGGCCATCCATTGCGCCACTTCAGCCTTTTTATCTGCTTGTTTTTtcttccatgcatgcatgcaaataAGGACGAAAATAGATACTCTCGGTGGTAATATTTTTGCTTTTTCAAACTTTAAAATATTTTATTTCTTAAATGAAAATTTCGATTGAAAATTTGTATTCATCATTAAATCTGACACGATGATgtgttcaaaactagatctcatattgatATATTTGGACGATATTTTTTGGTGGtctaaagttgccatgatgtttgcaCTAAAGTTgttatgatgtttacactgaagttgtcaTGATATGTTTTAACTATTTTTTGTTCTAGATTTAAAGTAAATTTTAACAGGTTATAAAAAAGAATGAATTTGCCATGGTCAAAACTATAGAATTGTCTTGATGTGTAGATTACATTTACCCTAATCTCATAAAAATTAAAAGTTACCAATGCCAAATAAAAAGTAACTCTTTTCCATTCTTTTATCATGTTGCAAAAAGAAAAATTGTCATGATATAAAAAAAGGAAACTAAAAAATTGCCATGATGAATTACTAAAACTTGTCATGATCCAGGAACTAATTTTGATATGTGGTTCATAATTAAAAAATCCATCGTCAATTCCTAAAGAAAGCCATGGTCAATGACTAAAATTTGTCAAGAACCCTAAACTAAAATTGCAATGGTGAATTACTAAGATTTGCCATAATTCGtgaactaaatttgccatggttcatacaaaaaaattgGCCATGGTCAAAATACGAAAACTGCCATGGTAaaaaaactaaatttgccatgatgaATTAATAAAAATTGCCATCATCCATTTAGTAAATTTGCCATGGTTAATTACTAAAAATTGCCATAATTAATTTAGTAAATTTGGCATGGTTAATTACTAGAAATTGCCATGGTCAATTACTAAAATTTGCAATGGTCAATTACTAAGAATTTCCATGATCAATGAAGTAAATTGGCCATGGTTCTTAAAACAAAACTCCAAAACTTGGCATGGCAACACACGTTTATTTGCCATGCAAGAACACATgtttatttgttgtggtctatatagTAGATTTTCCATGGACACAAAAAAGAGAGTCACCACCGGCGTAGCACCACATCATCGACATCCGCTCCACTCGACTAAGAAACGCCTTCCCCTGGCCGCCGCACATTGAGATGCATCCGAGAATCTCCTTGATGCATCCGTGTCCCAGGAGCCCGCCATGTCGTGCANNNNNNNNNNNNNNNNNNNNNNNNNNNNNNNNNNNNNNNNNNNNNNNNNNNNNNNNNNNNNNNNNNNNNNNNNNNNNNNNNNNNNNNNNNNNNNNNNNNNNNNNNNNNNNNNNNNNNNNNNNNNNNNNNNNNNNNNNNNNNNNNNNNNNNNNNNNNNNNNNNNNNNNNNNNNNNNNNNNNNNNNNNNNNNNNNNNNNNNNNNNNNNNNNNNNNNNNNNNNNNNNNNNNNNNNNNNNNNNNNNNNNNNNNNNNNNNNNNNNNGGCCCTCGGCACAGCTCATCGTTACAATTGAAGCTTTAAATCTAGAAGAAAAAAGTTGTTGAAACAAATCATGACAACTTTATTGTAAAGAGTCTAAAGACCATGGCAATTTACTCGTACTATAGACATGGTAACCTTTGACCCCAAAAAAGTCATCGAAATATATCAATataagatctagttttgaagatctggcCATGACGAATTTAATGGTGGAAACAGTCTTTTAACCAgattttttcatttaagagataaaacattttaaagatTCAAAATACAAAAAATTCCTGCTGACATCACCGGTTTTGTTCTTGTGTGCACGCAAATGTGGGAAAGAAGGGAAAACATGTGGGTTGAACTCCTTCATGCCACACGTGTGGCTGGAAAAATGTGCGGGCCAAACTCcttcgtgccacacgtgtggcacttatcattttcattttctttttcttttcctatcttttttcattcttcttttttcctttttattattatttttttcgaACATATTTGAAATATGTGAACatcttttttgaaatcatgaacattttttgaattcgtgaatatattttgaaataatgaacttttttacaaattcgtgaacatttcttGAGATCGTGATTATTTTTGGAATTCATAAGCATTTTTTTACAAATTTGCTAACATTTTTGGAACtcatcaacattttttgaatcagcACACAATTTATGAAATTTGGGAACAATTTCTGAATTTCATCAACATTTTTTTGGTTTGCGAATATTTTTTTAAATGGATGCATAATTTTTCAAATTCATGGCTATTTTGAATCAATGAGCATTTTCTGAACCAATGAcgttttttgtattttttggaacaatttttgaaatttgtgaatagTTTTTGCATTTTTATTGAACATTTAAAATTTTTAAGAACATTACTTGAATTTTGGAAAttcttttgaaatcatgaacattttt
The sequence above is a segment of the Triticum dicoccoides isolate Atlit2015 ecotype Zavitan chromosome 1A, WEW_v2.0, whole genome shotgun sequence genome. Coding sequences within it:
- the LOC119289034 gene encoding uncharacterized protein LOC119289034 isoform X1, which gives rise to MGLYITFHFAKKPLYSFEFHSLSSRHLIHSSCGNGGGYAHSVVRRRRPSPACGHGEGGRPRRLFGAVRGARHGGRGAGGRRQRVELPVQRRRAPLRRARPCAGGRGGAAARVALLRELRFDAPARALAAEEALQPGWLSGLHERKGPRPEPPSGCVLGPANPSNSGVLGPENMSPSSSPEEETPSSTEVEEHPSSRPISTTAATADVCSPLKAKSLQRKSRPSSPSTSPSLTLPQGHLPSPLRTAGRPSAIA
- the LOC119289034 gene encoding uncharacterized protein LOC119289034 isoform X2, translating into MGLYITFHFAKKPLYSFEFHSLSSRHLIHSSCGNGGGYAHSVVRRRRPSPACGHGEGGRPRRLFGAVRGARHGGRGAGGRRQRVELPVQRRRAPLRRARPCAGGRGGAAARVALLRELRFDAPARALAAEEALQPGWLSGLHEKGPRPEPPSGCVLGPANPSNSGVLGPENMSPSSSPEEETPSSTEVEEHPSSRPISTTAATADVCSPLKAKSLQRKSRPSSPSTSPSLTLPQGHLPSPLRTAGRPSAIA
- the LOC119289034 gene encoding uncharacterized protein LOC119289034 isoform X3, encoding MGLYITFHFAKKPLYSFEFHSLSSRHLIHSSCGNGGGYAHSVVRRRRPSPACGHGEGGRPRRLFGAVRGARHGGRGAGGRRQRVELPVQRRRAPLRRARPCAGGRGGAAARVALLRELRFDAPARALAAEEALQPGWLSGLHERKGPRPEPPSGCVLGPANPSNSGVLGPENMSPSSSPEEETPSSTEVEEHPSSRPISTTAATADPSSPSTSPSLTLPQGHLPSPLRTAGRPSAIA
- the LOC119289034 gene encoding uncharacterized protein LOC119289034 isoform X4 — protein: MAGEALGDAASASSFLCSADELRFDAPARALAAEEALQPVWLYFASSASTRPPVRWRPRRRCSPGGSPASTTVVSVNFAFADFAARPSAIASADCRKTISDRLDLLCRMYF